One Gymnogyps californianus isolate 813 chromosome 11, ASM1813914v2, whole genome shotgun sequence genomic window carries:
- the PYGO1 gene encoding pygopus homolog 1, producing the protein MSAEQEKDPIALKRSRGGDSGLDGLGGPGVQLGSPDKKKRKANTQGSSFPPPSEYAPPPNPSSDHLVAANPFDDNYNTVSYKPLPSGNPYFSNPGYPGFGGYNTFRMPPHMLPRVSSPYGGSYSLRNQPHPLPQNPVGMGFSRPHSFSFGPHDNPGFGNQPPYSSGQINQNVNMPGQNFRPNPGENFGHSGQIPHPDVPSNFGPGNNPNFPNSQLESNHSFVPPPNTYNQTKSSAQKQDFSQGASKASSQNTAAHQHHHRTEDIVSQGNSDLKNVTRNNVVNQDNSHSNSADNTNAGHSNGTQSKSRQPRGTAEGCNSEKSSKTPLHPSRHGHSSSEPVYPCGICTHEVNDDQDAILCEASCQKWFHRICTGMTESAYGLLTAEASAVWGCDTCMADKDVQLMRTRETAGPPALNTDG; encoded by the exons ATGTCAGCGGAACAGGAGAAGGACCCCATCGCGCTGAAGAGATCCCGAG GTGGTGACAGTGGATTGGATGGGTTAGGAGGACCAGGAGTACAACTTGGAAGCCCTGATAAGAAAAAGCGCAAAGCAAATACACAG ggaTCATCATTTCCTCCTCCATCTGAATATGCTCCACCGCCGAATCCAAGCTCTGACCACCTTGTAGCTGCAAATCCGTTTGATGACAACTATAACACTGTGTCTTATAAACCACTTCCTTCAGGAAATCCATATTTTAGTAATCCTGGTTATCCTGGCTTTGGAGGCTATAACACTTTCAGAATGCCACCTCACATGCTGCCCAGAGTGTCCTCGCCATATGGTGGTTCTTACTCCCTCAGAAACCAACCACATCCCCTTCCTCAAAACCCTGTGGGAATGGGTTTTAGTCGACCCCACTCCTTCAGCTTTGGTCCACATGATAACCCAGGTTTTGGGAATCAACCACCTTATAGTAGTGGTCAGATAAATCAAAATGTCAATATGCCTGGTCAGAATTTCAGACCAAATCCTGGTGAGAACTTTGGCCATTCTGGTCAGATACCTCACCCTGATGTGCCATCTAACTTTGGTCCTGGAAACAATCCAAATTTCCCAAATTCTCAGCTAGAGTCAAACCATTCTTTTGTTCCTCCACCAAACACGTACAACCAGACAAAATCGTCAGCACAAAAGCAAGACTTTAGTCAAGGTGCAAGCAAAGCATCCAGCCAGAACACTGCTGCTCATCAGCATCATCACAGGACAGAGGACATTGTGAGTCAAGGTAACAGTGACCTAAAAAATGTTACTCGAAACAATGTGGTAAATCAGGATAATAGCCATTCTAATAGTGCTGATAACACTAATGCTGGCCATTCAAATGGGACTCAGAGTAAGTCCCGCCAGCCTCGAGGTACTGCTGAAGGATGCAACTctgaaaagagcagcaaaacacCCCTTCATCCCAGTCGTCATGGTCACTCGTCCTCTGAACCCGTCTATCCATGTGGAATTTGTACACATGAAGTTAACGATGACCAGGATGCCATCCTGTGTGAAGCCTCTTGTCAAAAATGGTTTCATCGGATCTGTACAGGCATGACTGAGTCAGCTTATGGCCTTCTTACAGCAGAAGCATCCGCAGTGTGGGGTTGTGATACTTGCATGGCTGACAAAGATGTCCAGTTAATGCGTACAAGAGAGACTGCAGGACCACCTGCATTGAATACGGATGGCTAA